One Luoshenia tenuis DNA window includes the following coding sequences:
- a CDS encoding glycosyltransferase, translated as MNEPLFSVILPVHDTRDYLDECLNSALTQSLDDFELICIDNGSTDGSGELLDRYAQQDARMQVFHQMDRGLSNARNVGLAAARGRYIAFLDSDDVLKPQALQRMYAAMSSGMLDLLCFEFDILPEKDGWTMGDGSPQAWRRQREHPGLMDGGDMFVDMYRVGDYRCMVWALCLSRKFLLQTGLHFEEGIINEDEIFTLNALLKARRTRHLYESLYVYRLRKGSLMQTASRSPLGLRSRLRVLEEQIALCSDPGLPATVRECVASQAQALVRDTQRRFAVQFSSDGTSGK; from the coding sequence ATGAACGAACCCTTGTTTTCCGTCATTCTCCCCGTGCACGATACGCGGGATTACCTGGATGAATGTCTAAACAGCGCGCTGACCCAATCATTAGATGATTTTGAGCTGATCTGCATCGATAATGGCTCTACCGATGGATCGGGGGAGCTGCTGGATCGATACGCCCAGCAAGACGCCAGGATGCAGGTTTTTCACCAAATGGATCGCGGGCTTTCCAACGCGCGCAACGTAGGACTCGCGGCAGCCCGCGGGCGCTATATCGCCTTTTTAGACAGCGATGATGTTTTAAAGCCGCAGGCCCTGCAGCGTATGTATGCAGCCATGTCCTCCGGAATGCTGGATCTGCTGTGCTTTGAGTTCGATATACTGCCCGAAAAAGATGGCTGGACCATGGGTGATGGCTCCCCCCAGGCGTGGCGCAGGCAGCGCGAACATCCAGGACTTATGGACGGCGGAGACATGTTTGTGGATATGTACCGGGTGGGAGATTACCGCTGCATGGTCTGGGCCTTGTGTTTGAGCCGCAAATTTTTGCTGCAAACCGGGCTGCACTTTGAAGAGGGCATCATTAACGAAGACGAGATCTTTACCCTCAACGCGCTGCTCAAAGCCCGGCGTACACGCCATTTATACGAGAGCTTGTATGTTTACCGCCTCCGGAAGGGCTCTCTGATGCAGACCGCTTCCCGTTCGCCACTCGGGCTGCGCTCCCGCCTACGGGTTTTGGAGGAACAGATCGCCTTGTGTTCCGACCCCGGCCTGCCCGCTACCGTGCGGGAATGCGTTGCCAGCCAGGCACAGGCGCTGGTACGGGATACGCAAAGACGATTTGCCGTCCAGTTTTCCAGTGATGGAACATCGGGTAAATAA